DNA from Oncorhynchus masou masou isolate Uvic2021 chromosome 5, UVic_Omas_1.1, whole genome shotgun sequence:
TCTGTAGTTGGATGGTACTTCACACAACCTGCATACTCTGGGTCCTGGATTAGATCTGTAGTAACTCCAGACTCCCATTTGTTGAACCAGGACACTTCTGTGACGTTATGCCAGCTGGGATGTCTATACGTGCAGGTAatgtccactgttgaccccttcaagcCACAGATACTCCTCTTGGTGTAAGTCACATTCAAACAGCTCTGACCATGAACACCTGAAACTAAATGTATCTGATAATTTCCTCAAATGATAATGAGACTATTTTCAAGTGTTTTAGATGTATAGGACTGGTTCATTTAAAATGAATAAAATATATAGACACAcaaagtgcattcagaaagtattcagaacccttgactttttcattttgttacgttacagtcttattctaaaactAATTCCAAAATTATAATTCTAAAACAGTATAACAAGATAACATCCCATCAACAATTTCTACCTTGTATATTATACCATATACGTTCTACTAGTGTTACTATCCAAGAGGGCACAGATTTGTCTGTTTTCCCCACATGTTCTACTATTGGTCCACAGGCCTTAATGATAGAGACTTAAGATGATTATTATAGGTGAGTCCAGACTCACACACTGTAGGAGCGAGAAAATCCTCATGGTcttttacagcacaggagtaactgtctgtAGAGTAACACCAGACCACTAGAGTATTACAGGAGTATTGTTGGGAAGTAGGGTCATGGAGATgttgtccgttcttgtaccagatgtaggtggggttgtcagtcagaaGACAGGTGGTGCTACAGGTCAGTGTTCTCTTCTATTCCTCTGTGGAGGAAGACACCTTCACCTGCAGCTCTGAATGATTCTAATGAATTATTAGaattagatattatatattacctgtgTCAGTCAGAGTTGTTCCAGAGTAGCTGTACCCCCATTCTGTGTTTTAAATCTGAACTTGTACTCAGCTGAAtctctctcaggtctgtgattctcagggtgcAGTCTTTCTCTTTAGTCCCAAGGTACTCAGCACGACCTGCATACTCTGGACCGAGATCAGGATTTTAGGCGCCTCATTACATTTCTCTTGGATATACCAGTTTGGTTCTGAGACTACATGATAACTTGGATGTTGATATGTGCAGGGCAGTTCCACTGTTGAGCCCTTCACAGCACAGATACTCTGATGGGTGTAAATCACGTTGACAGTTCTGACCCAGAACACCTAAAACAGTAGTAGGCCTAATCATTTATGCAATTAGTTAATTCTATAATTTTTTCACTCAACAAAACATAAATTTgtacgattttactgagttacagttcatataaagaaatcagtcaattgttATAAAtgaattagaccctaatctatggatttcacctgactgggaatacagatacaaTTACCTCAGGAGTTTactacacttaggttggagtcattcaaacttgtttttaaaccactccacaaatgtcttgtaaacaaactatagtgttggcaagttggttaagacatctactgaCATATTatgtcacttataattcactatatcacaattccagtgggtcagaagtttacatacactaagttgactgtgtctttaaacagcttggtgtcacgttcgtcgtaagaacattcggaccaaagcgcattgtgatatgggttccacatgtttattaaatgaaacgcacaaaaacaataaagaacgAACGGAACGTGAAGTAGATGAattgctgacaggcaactacataTAAATAAGATCCCACAAtacacagtggggaaatggctgcctaaccaaaatagagaataaaaaggatctctacgctcagggcgtgacagtaccccccctcccccccaaagtTGCGGAcaccggccgcaaaacctgaaaacAACTGGGGAGGGTAGGGGGGTGACAAGTGTCGGCTCTGGTGTAGGTCTTTGCCAACGCCCAGACCACGGGTCCGGCCATGGGTAGaatgccgtgcctggactgggcaccggcgcagggGAAGGCTactgccatggagctggactggacgccgtgcctggactgggcaccggtgcagaggaaggctcctgccatggagcgggactggacgccgtgcctggactgggcaccggcgcagggGAAGGCttctgccatggagctggactggatgccgtgcctggactgggcaccggcgcaggggaaggctcctgccatggagctggactggatgccgtgcctggactgggcaccggcgcagggGAAGGCttctgccatggagctggactggatgccgtgcctggactgggcaccggcgcagaggaaggctcctgccatggagctggactggacgccgtgcctggactgggcaccggcgcagaggaaggctcctgccatggagcgggactggacgccgtgcctggactgggcaccggcgcagaggaaggcttctgccatggagcgggactggatgccgtgcctggactgggcaccggcgcagaggaaggcttctgccatggagctggactggacgccgtgcctggactgggcaccggcgcagagaaAGGCttctgccatggagctggactggacgccgtgcctggactgggcaccggcgcagagaaAGGCttctgccatggagcgggactggatgccgtgcctggactgggcaccggcgcagaggaaggcttctgccatggagcgggactggatgccgtgcctggactgggcaccggcggaGAGGAAGGCttctgccatggagctggactggacgccgtgcctggactgggcacgggcgcagaggaaggcttctgccatggagcgggacgccgtgcctggactgggcaccggcgcagaggaaggcttctgccatggagcgggactggacgccgtgcctggactgggcaccggcggaGAGGAAGGCttctgccatggagctggactggatgccgtgcctggactgggcaccggcgcagaggaaggcttctgccatggagcgggactggatgccgtgcctggactgggcaccggcgcagaggaaggctcctgccatggagctggactggacgccgtgcctggactgggcaccggcgcagaggaaggctcctgccatggagctggactggacgccgtgcctggctCTCCGGAACgttgaccgtcgctggaggttccagaCTGTTGACCgttgctggaggttccggactgttgaccgtcgccggaggttccagactgttgaccgtcgccggaggttccagactgttgaccgtcgctggaggttccagactgttgaccgtcgctggaggttccagactgttgaccgtcgctggaggttccagactgttgaccgtcgctggaggttccagactgttgaccgtcgctggaggttccagaCCGTTGACTGTCGCAGGAGGTTCCCGGACTGtaaaccgtcgccggaagctctggacaaccaaatactaattgagtgtatgtaaacttctgacgcactgggtatgtgatgaaagaaataaaagctgaaataaatcatactctactattattctgacatttcacattcttaaaataaagtggtgatcctaactgacctaaaacagggaattttcactaggattaaatgtcatgatttgtgaaaaactgagtttaaatgtatttggctaaggtgtatgtaaacttccgacttcaactgtatccatctgttggtcacagataccttaaaaaaaacggtagtcagtatctggtgtgaccaccatttacctcatgcagtGCGGCATAAGATAAAGGATTTAATGTGTTTTTGTATTGAATACATGTGTCGTGGAAATTACTATCAAGGACTCAGTCAAACTTAAATTAATAAGTATTTATTATCAGCCAGCTGGAGAGATTCCAACAAACTTACTGCACCATAGTACACGTCGGTCAGGAGCTCTTTCGGGGCAGTCCCGTTAGTCCTCTTATATACTGGTaacacagacaagttatatttgcttGATTTACATTATTCATCATTAACATTTGGTTCCTGCATGTAAATTATAGAACATATTCTGAGCGTTCTGCCAAAAGGTCTGAGGGGGTCATGACCGTCTCCCCCTCATATCTCTACCCAGCACCGACAGGAGCCAATGACTGTATGAGACATGATGTACAATTCCAGACTCTTTCTTCAGATAACATTTCCCCCACACATGAATATACACCTACCATTGGTGAAACATTTTATTATACATTATTAAATGGATAATACGAGTTCATAAATTAAAAGATAGCTCTGAAaacctcctcccccaccccaccacacacacagcacttcTACTCCAAGACGTTTGTAACATATGGATCAATCAGACTTACTAAAGTGTTAGAGAATGGGAGATGGATGACTGTTTACAAGATGTTTTCTATGTAAACTTTATTTAGGGATTTGGAACGGGTgccagagagaagggagatgaaAGAAAACATGTTTGTGCTTTCTGGTGGTTTTTCAGTGATGCTGAATGAGCAAAACTCTTcgcacactgatcacagctataaggcttctctcctgtgtgtatgaaTTGGTGTGTAGTCAGGGATTCTGATCGactgaagctcttcccacactgatcacagctataaggcttctctcctgtgtgtatgcgtTGGTGTGCCTTCAGGTGTCCTGATTGATTGAAgttcttcccacattgatcacagctataaggcttcgcTCCTGTGTGTATGAGCTGGTGTGTAGTCAGGGATCCTGATCGactgaagctcttcccacactgaacacagctatatggtttctctcctgtgtgtatgcgtTGGTGTAGAGTCAGGTCTCCTGATCGACTGAAGCTCtttccacactgatcacagctataaggcttcgcTCCTGTGTGTATGAGTTGGTGTGTAGTCAGGTTTCCTGAATgattgaagctcttcccacactgatcacagctataaggcttctctcctgtgtgtatgcgtTGATGTTGAGTCAGGTCTCCTGATTgattgaagctcttcccacactgatcacagctataaggcttctctcctgtatgtatgcGCTGATGTAGAGTCAGGTGTCCTGATTGATAGAAGCTCTtctcacactgatcacagctataaggcttctctcctgtgtgtatgcgtTGGTGTCTAGTCAGGGATCCTGACATCCTGAAGcccttcccacactgatcacagctataaggcttctctcctgtgtgtatgcgcTGATGTAGAGTCAGGTGTCCTGATTGAtagaagctcttcccacactgatcacagctataaggcttctctcctgtgtgtatgcgtTGATGTCTAGTCAGGGTGGAATCTTgagcaaaactcttcccacactgatcacagctataaggtttctctcctgtgtgtttggTCTGGGCTCCTGACTGAATTAAGTATTTCCCACAATCAAAGCAGGTATAAGGTCCCTTCCCTGAATGAATTCTCTGAGATTTTAAGGTTTTAGATGCGTGCTCTAGAGTGTGAATTTGCTTATGAATTGTCAAATCTTGTTtagcaaaactcttcccacagtcagagcagcagtggtGAGGTTTCTTCCCTATACGTCTCTGCTGGTGTTTACTGAgatgttctgatctggagagactcttctctttcttgtcagcatcatgatgttgttgaggctccccagatgATAAGCCCCTCCCTCTAAGAGAGCAACGATTAGGGATGTCCCCTGTGAAACAAAGACATTGAATAGTTAGGTTTTGCAAATATGGGTCCATAAACAGATGGGTCCTTCCATGAAATTAAGGCCTTTTGGGTCCCTTTCATATTTTTCCAGTAGAAATTGTGCATCAGTATTACATTTTAAATCATTGACATGCTTTGAAAGAACAATCTCTCTAATAAACCTGTTTAcgtggacacatctgaaatcaggctgaTGGGACTTTGATAAACGTAGAAAATGGCCAATCAAAATAAACTTTCTACCACAGCCACTTTTATGAAGCAATAGGGAAAAATAAGCTTTGTTTGTGCAAACTATTTCTAAGCTGCATATTTTCAGTTTCCTGAACTCACTGCATTCGGTCAAAATAATTTTTGGTGCTGCTTGTGTTAGCACATGCAGATTAAATACACCTCTGTAACTCTGATTAAagtgtttacatgtcctaatcaATCTAAAGATTGttcagaaaaccaggtgtttttaAAGGCGTATCCTTACTTCGGTTATGACCTCACACCAATTAAGATCAGCAGAGTAAGATGTTTACATGACTAATGACACTCAGtctactgccataatcagtttaataggAAAtgattagtgtgcatgtaaagccctagttatttggttactttgacagtcatttctgaacatgatttatttcatttaattagtGATTAATTTACATCTGTCCCTCATTAAGGTCAACCCATGTTGTAATATGGTGAAACTGTTCCTTACATTTTTGGGGCAAAAGAAACATTGGACATTAAACAGTCAAATTATAGAGCAAAGGCAGGTAAGCTGGTTCTAGTCTTTTTATCAATTCTCTGGTGTTTTTTGTTGAACACCGAGCAAGTGAACCATTTTGCCCATAAATATAtgtaaataatataaatatatatatatatatggtagaATTGAAGCTTGTATTCAATGTTCACTCCCAGTGGAACAAAAGTAGCTTCCATTGACCCTGTCATAAGCAAATTTGTGGCTGATTTAAAGGACGAATTTTACCAATGTAAACTAGTggttttgttgttttcagttgtcccctgttactttatttagcACATTGGCACTTAGTACAGTATTTATTTTCATATAACCTCTggagaaaacatgtttttatgaagttgaacatgtgctcttcatgaaagaatgttaaaattaggtgaaatcTGAAAGTGTTTTGGGGGGAGCTTCTCAAAATTAGGTGGAACGACCAGATATTTTCAACAGTACATAATGAACCAATTCATTGTTACAGAAGCAGACTGTAATCTAATCCACATGGTTCTTACTTAATGAAATCACATCTCCATGTTCCTCTTCTAGTCTCTCAGTTCCACTCTGTCCCGGTGTTTTCCTGCAGTCGACCAGAACCAGCAGTAAAGTTCGGAGAGGCAGTTGACCTGGGGACtcctggagggtggagggggacggGCTAGCTTTGTCCTGTTGGCCACAAGAAGTTTTACAGTTGATCATTAAACCAAATACTGTATTAATTCAGTCTAAACCTCTGATCTGGGTGCATCCCTCGAATATCTCCTTTTACCTGAAATTTTCAATCGTTCTCTACAACCCACAAATCTAAGAGCGTTGGATTGGTGGGTATGGGCTAGTTTCCACCATATTTCTTTATAGCAGTCATTTCCTATCAAACAGAGCGGAAGAGGAGAAGCAAGAGGGATAACTGTGCCCAAAATCTGGCTTCTGGCTTATTTGATCATATATACATTTTCGTAACGAGTAGGTTGTTAGGAGTGTATTGGTAAAAGTAGGCCACGTCACATCCAGGCAACTTTGAGGAAAAAAACACTTTGTATGGAAGTAGTGCCTGGTCGTCACTAGTTAGCACAAACAAAGCCATAGAACACACCAATTTCTACAACTGATATTTTTAAATTGATTTTAACCCTAACATTGAAAACACTACCTTTATGCCTAAACTTAAATACAAATACGATATAGACGTTTGACTTTGTGGCAACACGCATATCGGCCCTCTCATTGCCTataatggtcccacctgatcttgcaTCTTCCTGATTGCCTTCCAGCTGCATTTCAAACTCAACAGCTTTCggctctaaaccctcaacccttgAATTACGTTTTACATCCGAGTGCCTAAAATGTCCATTGCCCAAGCGAGGGAGAGTGATGATCCGAGAGGCAACGTCCTTGGTGTAAATCTTGAAGTTTAACATAGAAACAACTAACCTAAAGCTATCAATGTACCTAGTAAGCTAACGTACCCAGCTAGCGTCGAGCACACAAAGCCAAGCTGGTCCATTTCTTTATGTAatcttaatttaactaggcaagtcacatATTCTtttttacaatggcggcctaggaacagtgggttaactgcccttttcaggtgcagaatgacagattttttttatcttgccagctcggggattgcgacctagcaacctttcggttactggcccaacgctgtaaccactaggctacctgccgctccataCCGCCCTAAtagaggctacctgccgcccataaTAGAGGTGCATATTGACTCAGGTGGCACATACACATTGGTTCTGCTTACACATATACTAATGGTTAAGTCCATATCCATATCGATTCTGCTTACTACTTCTAAGAAAACAGTATAGGAACTGGAACATCCAACACCAGCACTCCTATCAGGTAGCTAGTATTGTGAATTGTTCAGTACATATGTggcaattatttatttcagaaggAGCCAGCAAAACTAGTGCATCTATGTGTTCTCTGTCTTTGGAGACCATTAGACAAGCACATGGTTATTCTTGTAACTGTTATGGCCAACTATGGTTACACCTCTTGGGTTTTTCCCAGAACAGGGGTTCCCCTTTCAGTGGAGGCAGCAGGATGTCATGTATTGGTTAATCCTATAGAGTGccaatgtaacggatgtgaaatggctggcttagttactaaatagcgtttcaatcagtgacgtcacttgctctgagaccttgaagtagtagttccacttgctctgcaagggctgtggcttttgtggagcgatgggtaacaatacttcgtgggtgactgttattgatgtgtgcagagggtccctggttcgcgcccgggtatgggcgaggggacggtctaaagttatactgctaCACCAAGGTCTGTTGCTGTGGTCCTACATGTTTAAAACTATTTCTGTGACTCTACGTGTTCCATGTCCTAATATGAAGGCAATATGATAACGGTGGCTAAATGCAACAGGTGATGAGCCATTAAGAGGAGTTACTATGAGTGTGAAGAAAGAAGGACAAATGTATAAATATTCTGTGTCAATACTGGAAGGCAGTCGTTTTTATGATTCCAGCACTGCTTTTATtattgttactgtaatttaattatgctaatgtgttttcattaattgaaaacccttaatctattttattagaatttgtaagattcttgtttgcataaaatagacggagcCCAGTCttttcaataataggtaacagaatttattctcggagcgcgctgccactTCACCATGAGCAACAGTTCATATACAaaacatgacgtcatttcattgctcAACAGAAACCCCTCCTTTCGACAGGGACAAAgtgaggtgaaaagttcattctaacttacaaCACACTCCCAggtaacttttgacccctcaacaatATCAATCACCACTTAGatgacagttctaattaacagaaaacctaggaatgcactcactgtcttatctaaaaAACCCAGAGGTCAGTTTCGTCGGTTCAACCATATGCTAACGACCTTGTCTGTTTACACAGTTCACTTCtttcttcctagttggaatggtgttcattaactttaattactccttgtctgtgtcacacaatcacatcttatgaactcatattgttaatcagatataataaaacagagtataagtttacttagttacagttccatttaaaatgatttgttcagtcatttaatcatCATTTTACCAACAATTATGAAGTTATAAAAAATCTACTTGAACTCACAGGCTCCAGTACTTGTGAAATATGATTGCCCAGATATTTCCACGACACTAGATACAGTTTACCATAACTGGCTAAACATGATtgagagttcatctcagcctatgcctccctccagtccctcgacttcttggcactgacggaaacatggatcaccacagataacactgctactcctactgctctctcttcgtccgcccacgtgttctcgcacacgcCGAGAGCTTCTGgccagcggggtggtggcaccgggatcctcatctctcacaaagtggtcattctctctctctccccttacccatctgtctatcgcctcctttgaattccatgctgtcacagttaccagccctttcaagcttaacatccttatcatttatcgccctccaggttccctcggagagttcatcaatgagcttgatgccttggtaagctcctttcctgaggacggctcacctctcacagtcctgggctactttaacctccccacgtctacctttgactcattcctctctgcctccttctttccactcctctcctcttttgacctcaccctctcacattccccccctactcacaaggcaggcaatacgctcgacctcatctttactagatgctgttcttccactaacctcattgcaactcccctccaagtctccgaccactaccttgtatccttttccctctcgctctcatccaacacttcccacactgcccctactcggatggtatcgcgccgtcccaaccttcgctctctctctcccgctactctctcctcttccatcctatcatctcttccctctgctcataccttctccaacctatctcctgattctgcctcctcaaccctcctctcttccctttctgcatcctttgactctctatgtcccctatcctccaggccggctcggtcctcccctcccgctccgtggctcgacgactcattgcgagctcacagaacagagctccaggcagccgagcggaaatggaggaaaacttgcctccctgcggacctggcatcctttcactccctcctctctacattttcctcctctgtctctgctgctaaagccactttctaccactctaaattccaagcatctgcctctaaccctaggaagctctttgccaccttctcctccctcctgaatcctcctccccccccctcctccctctctgcagatgacttcgtcaaccattttgaaaagaaggtcgacgacatccgatcctcgttcgctaagtcaaacgacacccctggttctgctcacacctgctcacactgccctaccctgtgctctgacctctttctcccctctctctccagatgaaatctcgcttcttgtgacggccggccgcccaacaacctgcccgcttgaccctatcccctcctctcttctccagaccatttccggagaccttctcccttacctcacctcgctcatcaactcatccctgaccactggctacgtcccttccgtcttcaagagagcgagagttgcaccccttctgaaaaaacctacactcgatccctccgatgtcaacaactacagaccagtatcccttctttcttttctctccaaaactcttgaacgtgccgtccttggccagctctcccgctatctctctcagaatgaccttcttgatccaaatcagtcaggtttcaagactagtcattcaactgagactgctcttctctgtatcacggaggcgctccgcactgctaaagctaactctctctcctctgctctcatccttctagacctatcggctgccttcgatactgtgaaccatcagatcctcctctccaccctctccgagttgggcatctccggcgcggcccacgcttggattgcgtcctacctgacaggtcgctcctaccaggtggcgtggcgagaatctgtctcctcgccacgcgctctcaccactggtgtcccccagggctctgttctaggccctctcctattcttgctatacaccaagtcacttggctctgtcataacctcacatggtctctcctatcattgctatgcagacgacacacaattaatcttctcctttcccccttctgatgaccaggtggcgaatcgcatctctgcatgtctggcagacatatcagtgtggatgacggatcaccacctcaagctgaacctcggcaagacggagctgctcttcctcccggggaaggactgcccgttccatgatctcgccatcacggttgacaactccattgtgtcctcctcccagagcgctaagaaccttggcgtgatcctggacaacaccctgtcgttctcaaccaacatcatggcggtggcccgttcctgtaggttcatgctctacaacatccgcagagtatgaccctgcctcacacaggaagcggcgcaggtcctaatccaggcacttgtcatctcccgtctggattactgcaactcgctgttggctgggctccctgcctgtgccattaaacccctacaactcatccagaacgccgcagcccgtctggtgttcaaccttcccaagttctctcacgtcaccccgctcctccgctctctccactaacttccagttgaagctcgcatccgctacaagaccatggtgcttgcctacggagctgtgaggggaacggcacctcAGTACCTCCAGGcgctgatcaggccctacacccaaacaagggcactgcgttcatccacctctggcctgctcgcctccctaccactgaggaagtacagttcccgctcagcccagtcaaaactgttcgctgctctggccccccaatggtggaacaaactccctcacgacgccaggacagcggagtcaatcaccaccttccggagacacctgaaaccccacctcttcaaggaatacctaggataggataagtaatccttctcacccccccccttaatgatttagatgcactattgtaaagtggctgttccactggatgtcagaaggtgaattcaccaatttgtaagtcgctctggataagagcgtctgctaaatgacttaaatgtaatgtaaatgtattcactgccttaattttgctggaccccaggaagagtagctgctgccttggcagctaatggggatccataatacatactaagttggttaactgccttgttcaggaacaGAACGACATATGTTTATCTGGTCAGCTCGGTGATTCGACTCCTgacccaacgctcttaccactaggctacctgccgctccaaaCAGAACACAGCAATGTGGAGGTTCAAACATGATGAAAACTAGGCCTAGACATTTTATACAACACAGCGGGCATATAATGTTAAAACCAGAGTTACCCGATCCATTGTGGAAGCTACTGTTCCTTGTATGATATGAACTGTTCGACCCAAGCTGTTCTCGTCAACAATTTCCTGTTGTCTTGTTCTTCTTTAGGGTTTTATGGCAGACTACACTTATTGGAgtattaccgccacctactgtacggcGAGTGAACGAAGAAGAAAAATATCTATCCAAATTATTTATATCGTGGGTAAAGTATTCATGCAGTACATCTCTCCATAATTGTGTAAAATCTTCATGAATATGTTCCattataaatctactgatgtcttgccacagattCTTTACTTGAATATCATAAAAAAAGATTCAACAcggtttctgggtggtcatttcAAACGGTACAATTTGAATGTGTTTCTTtttttaaacttcttc
Protein-coding regions in this window:
- the LOC135534542 gene encoding zinc finger protein 501-like isoform X1 yields the protein MDPDKASPSPSTLQESPGQLPLRTLLLVLVDCRKTPGQSGTERLEEEHGDVISLRDIPNRCSLRGRGLSSGEPQQHHDADKKEKSLSRSEHLSKHQQRRIGKKPHHCCSDCGKSFAKQDLTIHKQIHTLEHASKTLKSQRIHSGKGPYTCFDCGKYLIQSGAQTKHTGEKPYSCDQCGKSFAQDSTLTRHQRIHTGEKPYSCDQCGKSFYQSGHLTLHQRIHTGEKPYSCDQCGKGFRMSGSLTRHQRIHTGEKPYSCDQCEKSFYQSGHLTLHQRIHTGEKPYSCDQCGKSFNQSGDLTQHQRIHTGEKPYSCDQCGKSFNHSGNLTTHQLIHTGAKPYSCDQCGKSFSRSGDLTLHQRIHTGEKPYSCVQCGKSFSRSGSLTTHQLIHTGAKPYSCDQCGKNFNQSGHLKAHQRIHTGEKPYSCDQCGKSFSRSESLTTHQFIHTGEKPYSCDQCAKSFAHSASLKNHQKAQTCFLSSPFSLAPVPNP
- the LOC135534542 gene encoding zinc finger protein 501-like isoform X2 produces the protein MDRDKASPSPSTLQESPGQLPLRTLLLVLVDCRKTPGQSGTERLEEEHGDVISLRDIPNRCSLRGRGLSSGEPQQHHDADKKEKSLSRSEHLSKHQQRRIGKKPHHCCSDCGKSFAKQDLTIHKQIHTLEHASKTLKSQRIHSGKGPYTCFDCGKYLIQSGAQTKHTGEKPYSCDQCGKSFAQDSTLTRHQRIHTGEKPYSCDQCGKSFYQSGHLTLHQRIHTGEKPYSCDQCGKGFRMSGSLTRHQRIHTGEKPYSCDQCEKSFYQSGHLTLHQRIHTGEKPYSCDQCGKSFNQSGDLTQHQRIHTGEKPYSCDQCGKSFNHSGNLTTHQLIHTGAKPYSCDQCGKSFSRSGDLTLHQRIHTGEKPYSCVQCGKSFSRSGSLTTHQLIHTGAKPYSCDQCGKNFNQSGHLKAHQRIHTGEKPYSCDQCGKSFSRSESLTTHQFIHTGEKPYSCDQCAKSFAHSASLKNHQKAQTCFLSSPFSLAPVPNP